CAATTTGTACTACCTTCTTTAAGgatgatttgaaaattatgtTTAGGTTTATGGGAATAATTTGCCCTTTTTTGCTAATCTTGGGGTTTTTGTTCATGAAGTTGGAGCCAGTTCCATTTGATGTAAGACCCACTATTTCACCTATCAGAACATCAAATGCTGCACAAAATTCCCATTTAAGAGCTTCATCTGCAAGTACTTTAGGTGTATCATCGAACAATTACGAAGATATTAATTCTGCTACTTTACTACGTggttcaaaaaaaaatgaagaagatgggAATGAAAATGCTGTAGAACAAACAATTGACGGAAATTTTGGTTTAAATTTCGAAGATCAAAATAGTAAAAGCATACTCGAAGGATTAAAATCTTATGAATTTATCGGTTTTTTCATTGTGCTCAATATTCTTCAAGGTATGGGTCAGatgtatatttattctGTCGGAACAATAACTCAGACACAATTTGCAGTATTAGAAGAAAGTGATGTCATACTAATCTCAGATAAAATTAAGCATGTTCAATCTGTCCAAGTTTCTATGATATCCTTATTGTCGTTTTTTGGAAGATTAACAGCTGGGCCATTATCTgatatatttgttaaattatttaattctcAAAGGATGTGGAATGTTGTAATATCatgtattattatgttTGTTGCATGtctaaaattaatatacgAAGACCCAAAACAATTACAAGCTGCTTCGCATGATATGAATAGTTTTATCCACCTATTATCCTTCCATTTATCCTTTACATCTTCATTGTTCGGTTATGCTTTTGGAATGATGTTTGGGACTTTCCCAGTAATAATTGCTGACAGCTTTGGTACAAAAAACTATAGTATGTTCTGGGCATTAATTACAATGGGTGGCTTACTTACCGTCAGGCTTTATACTTCAATGctatctaaaaatatttcttctaatacTTTATTAAACGATACAGTATGTAAAAAAGGTGAATTATGCTATGATTCCACTTTTTGGTATATGTCGATATCGGCACTAATTGCTGGAGTTGTGTCGATactattaattataaaaaagtaTGTGGATTCAAAGCGGACTAGTAATAAGTATGGTTACATTTCCAATTCATAGGCACTGTCTATCATAATTCTATAAATTTCTTCGTAAATATGtgctttatatttttatagatTCATTGGAAAAGTTCGCATAAAATAAACAAGTTTAAGAAGTTcgaattaaatttttgatataattaatttttcactttcTTAAATGGTgtaagaataaatattctgtTTCTTTGGATATCTTAttgatatataatatacttAATGAGTATATAACGTTTTTAGTGTGTGCAAATGGCAACATAATAATCTACacattttaattaaaaagatgggaatgaaaatatataaaaaattgacAAGGATAACGAACCAAATGGATCAAATCAATTCTTTAGCTTCTTCCATAGATTCATCCAAGACGTGCCGTTCATCATTTTCGGCACCTTTTTGGAATTCATGAACATCTACGACATTAGCATCCATTGTGTTTTGACTATGGAAATTAACACCACTAACTTGGGTATCAATCCCTTCATAATCAGCTAAATTATCTAGCATTTCATCACAATTGTAATCCCATGTAGATAACCATTTGCTCTTTTGGCACATTTCTTTAGTCCATGGAGTACCATAGATAATTGGAGAATGTTCATTGAAGAAGTACAAGCAGCTGAGGAAAAAGACTAATGTAAACATTAACCCAGCATTCTTTCTCTTCTTTAAGATATAAGTAACAATGATGTCTAAAGCATGGCCAAAAGCCAAAATAGCGAAGTAATAAGCTGGTAAATAGTGATGTAAGAACATTTGACGACCCATTAAGAAAGATGGAATAAAATGCAAAGCGTAACCTAGTAAGTAATGGATAACTTGAACGTGGAAATTGATGACATGAGAATCTTGTAAGATAGGTTTGCCTAATTGCCaaacaattaattcaaCAACAATGGTCAAGGTGAAGAGAACAGTAAATAATGAACTAGACCACCATAAAATAGCATTACCTAACAAATAGACAATTCTATTGTGATCACCCCAGTAACTAATACCACGACTCAAAAGTGGCCATGAGCTTGGTAAagattgataataatgaggTTCAGTCAACGCCTTATTAACTTCCCACATCATGTAATTACtttccaaaaatttcttaaagaaAGAAGGCTTCTTATAAGAAATTCTTTCAGCATCTTCTGGGAGAACTGGGTTTTCATTACCTTCAATATACCATAAAgttaaagattttttacCTGAATAGGCACAAGAAACTTCTTGTTGTTCAAAACCCCATTTTGGTAACTTAACTTCATGAGAGAATAAATAACAACCAGTCATAGCGTGTCTTAATCTGAATTTAGTTTCTAAGGCTCTAACGTATTTTTGAGCATCACCTGAAGCTGATTCGTCCTTGTCAATTTCAACAATCCAGGCATCGTTTAAATCACCGGAGAAACCTTGGTAACCGTAACCTGAAACTTCCTTTTGCCATGAAGAATGTTCTGAAACTGGAGCTGGGTGATCATGAGAATGTAATCTATGATGAGTTGAAATATGGTTTAATCTAATTGAGGCACCATCAGAAATGTTCTCAAAAGTTTTGAAACTAACAAATGGTTCATCATTAGATTCAATGACCCATTTATTGTTATCATCCAAATGGCTATATAATGTAATTTGTTGTTGCTTTGAACCAGTTTCATAATCATGAGGATGAGAATGTAAGTAACCACCTCTAGTGCCAGCGTGCAAAAGTGTAATGACAGAACCATAACCAACGTTAGCAATCATATTCTTTGGGATAGTGTTATCAATGAATGTTGTTCTAGTAGCAGAAGATAAGAACGCAGTACCAGAGCCATCGTAAATAAGAGTTTTAAAGTGAATATAGAAAGTCATCATGTAAAATAAGAATGGAACAATCAATAAACATCCAAATTTCATGAATGCAACTTTAGTTGTAGAACATACAGATCTTTGTAAATCACCAATATAGAACCATAATTTCCAGACACATAATAAACCAATCCAAGCGAAAGTGAAAAGACCTACCCATTTGGACGAAGCAGCCATACCCAAAGCAAGACCACAAGCTAATAGGTATTTGTAAGATCTCCAGGAGTGAGTTGGGTATAATTCATATTTCTTATAGGAATAGGCTGTAGCTGcaataaaaacaattaatggGGCATCtagtaaaatatatctGGAGATCGTAACGAAAGAATTTTCAACAGTAAAGCACATTGTACAAATTAATGCAATTAGCATTCTAACACCAGAGGCACGTAAAGTTAAATACATGAATAGAATGGTTAATAAACCACAAGTAGCTGAAAAGCCTCTCATGAAGACATATGGAACATCtggtaaatatttaagacCAATGGTATCAAAATGGAATTGACCTTTGAAACCAGCTAAGGCACCAACCCAAGCAAAAAGCATCTTAGCAAAAGGTGGGTGAACATCGAAAAagtattttctattaatataattagcAGCAAATCCACCAAAATGGACTTCATCGAAGATAACAGCATTTGGCCATTTCAAATCCTTAAATCTAATCGAAATAGCAAAAATTGTCAAAAATGCAACCATTATAATTTCCTTTACAGATGTTAAAGTACGTAAAGAAGCCAATTCTTTTGATGGTTCAGTTACAACATATGGTCTTAAAGGACCTTTTTCTATTTGAAATGGAATAACTGGGTCGACATCAGTATTTGAAGTGGCAGCTTTCTCATTTGAATGATGAGAGGATTTACCTTTGACAcccatttttcaatatatgtaaatatatagataaaAGTGTATAATTGCTTTGAACAGGACTTTTATATCTTTACAAAAATTCTCTTTACTATCAAAAGGTTTtatattcttaaatagaaaagaaatGGTGATAATTTCTGTGTGAAGTAGAGGAGAGTGGAAAGGGTAAGTATGTTCAGCGGAAGGGCGGCGAGCAATTGAAAGTCAGTCGGTATGTCTGAATAATGCaccaattattaaatatgattaagtctttaaataatttttcactaCCGTGTctataatttcattatttattatttcattttctttccAGAACAACGCAGCGAATTTCATTGTTCGAAATTTGGGAACGCGAACGCGTCACGACGCTAATTGTAGAAATAGTATTTGTGACATGTAAAATAGTGATAGcaatagaaaaattaagaacATATTTGATAACTTACACTCCTTATATAtacctttttttaaaaaactgaaaattaactacttttaaaaaaaatgtcttttaaacaaaatataattctaataattttagtaATTACTCTGCCAGTAATTGTATTTACAactctttaaataattctctATTTGCACTGTTAGTATGAAGAATATCACCCCTTAAGAAGTATAACTAGGTTCTGTTTAGTTTGACATTGGCTCTactcaaaatattttttttgtaaatattttcattgaCCTAGAGCTTGAGAAATTCATACATCCAGAGTGTCTTATCTTTaagatttatatttcaCTGTTGATATtatgtaaatatttttaatttttatttttttagattgTAAACATCAAatcttgaaaaatataaagaaactTAAGGCAAATCAACACAAACATACTATGTATACTATCTGAATTTTCATCGAGGTATGAGTAggtattattcaaaaatgtCTTAtcgatatatatatatactaaACAAAGGCTCTTCGCCCTCTACTTcgaaattaaaattataaggacaatattttacttttaagAGATTCTTACCAGTTTTTTTctgttatatatatcttttaagAATAAGATAAAACAGTTATATATAATCATTTGTAGATCAAATCTATTTTTCTATCTCTTTATCAttagataaaataatattttcgaCCAATTGgaatagtaaaaaaattaaatatacaagaattcaaataatacttaAGATGTAGAGTATGCATGTATTTATTAAACCATATCAACTTTCCCCACAGTGTCATAATACGATaccaaatcaaatattctttGTGCTGTTAAGTCATTGGCATCCAGATCTTCTAGATATTTTTGTGAAACAACCAATTTAGATATTTCAACAacatcattttcaaatatgtTTGCTTCTTTAATAGTCAATGGGTAACCAATAAGAGCTATGTTATCGCCTGgtttactattattttttaagtaTTGTCCCAATAAACTAGCCATCATACCTACGggtaaattttcaaaatattttgaagtaTCATCATTGTATTTCTCATAATATTCCTGTAGTAAAGCTTGatatttgttattttcATCCTTCCTAATGGATTCGGCAACTTCTAAGGGAATCACTTTAATAAAACTCTTATCAATCTTTGCGGTATTACCATCAGATGCAACAATAAAATGAACATTCACTTCATTATTGGGGAATACTGCTATTTTACGTCTTAAACCACCAACAACATTTGCATATTCCTGTTCTGAGTAAGATGTTTTTGGTTTCTTGTTTAATGTTTTAACTGTTGCCATAAAGATTCCTGTTCCAACAACCCCTACAAACATTATCTTCAAGAAAAGGAAACGATCCACTACTGtattatcatcaattaTGGATTTCTTGTTGGTATTTTTGCTTGTAGAATATCTCTTGAAactttgaaatttatgTGAACGGTTCAAAAATAAGGGGTTAGTAAATACATTGCAGTTTCTTGATCCTTTCGCCAGACTGACGGAGGATTTATTAAGTTGTAATGCCTTACTAAATATTGTTCTACCTAGCATTTTCgattgatatatttttccgATCGGTT
The window above is part of the Henningerozyma blattae CBS 6284 chromosome 2, complete genome genome. Proteins encoded here:
- the TBLA0B05700 gene encoding uncharacterized protein (similar to Saccharomyces cerevisiae YMR155W; ancestral locus Anc_2.363), coding for MAHILQSRKIPSFLASNAVALGAGSLYMYSLYAPQLIEKCHIPSSEASNLAFYLSFGSSLLGCVAGQIVDRSPNLSCLIGAICIGSAYYILQVIYYKEKASSSLIAFALSLLGYGAVSGYYAALKCCNVNFANNRGTAVAFPVSMYALSGMLFAAICTTFFKDDLKIMFRFMGIICPFLLILGFLFMKLEPVPFDVRPTISPIRTSNAAQNSHLRASSASTLGVSSNNYEDINSATLLRGSKKNEEDGNENAVEQTIDGNFGLNFEDQNSKSILEGLKSYEFIGFFIVLNILQGMGQMYIYSVGTITQTQFAVLEESDVILISDKIKHVQSVQVSMISLLSFFGRLTAGPLSDIFVKLFNSQRMWNVVISCIIMFVACLKLIYEDPKQLQAASHDMNSFIHLLSFHLSFTSSLFGYAFGMMFGTFPVIIADSFGTKNYSMFWALITMGGLLTVRLYTSMLSKNISSNTLLNDTVCKKGELCYDSTFWYMSISALIAGVVSILLIIKKYVDSKRTSNKYGYISNS
- the TBLA0B05710 gene encoding uncharacterized protein (similar to Saccharomyces cerevisiae PMT1 (YDL095W); ancestral locus Anc_2.362), which gives rise to MGVKGKSSHHSNEKAATSNTDVDPVIPFQIEKGPLRPYVVTEPSKELASLRTLTSVKEIIMVAFLTIFAISIRFKDLKWPNAVIFDEVHFGGFAANYINRKYFFDVHPPFAKMLFAWVGALAGFKGQFHFDTIGLKYLPDVPYVFMRGFSATCGLLTILFMYLTLRASGVRMLIALICTMCFTVENSFVTISRYILLDAPLIVFIAATAYSYKKYELYPTHSWRSYKYLLACGLALGMAASSKWVGLFTFAWIGLLCVWKLWFYIGDLQRSVCSTTKVAFMKFGCLLIVPFLFYMMTFYIHFKTLIYDGSGTAFLSSATRTTFIDNTIPKNMIANVGYGSVITLLHAGTRGGYLHSHPHDYETGSKQQQITLYSHLDDNNKWVIESNDEPFVSFKTFENISDGASIRLNHISTHHRLHSHDHPAPVSEHSSWQKEVSGYGYQGFSGDLNDAWIVEIDKDESASGDAQKYVRALETKFRLRHAMTGCYLFSHEVKLPKWGFEQQEVSCAYSGKKSLTLWYIEGNENPVLPEDAERISYKKPSFFKKFLESNYMMWEVNKALTEPHYYQSLPSSWPLLSRGISYWGDHNRIVYLLGNAILWWSSSLFTVLFTLTIVVELIVWQLGKPILQDSHVINFHVQVIHYLLGYALHFIPSFLMGRQMFLHHYLPAYYFAILAFGHALDIIVTYILKKRKNAGLMFTLVFFLSCLYFFNEHSPIIYGTPWTKEMCQKSKWLSTWDYNCDEMLDNLADYEGIDTQVSGVNFHSQNTMDANVVDVHEFQKGAENDERHVLDESMEEAKELI
- the AIM36 gene encoding Aim36p (similar to Saccharomyces cerevisiae YMR157C; ancestral locus Anc_2.358), whose translation is MLGRTIFSKALQLNKSSVSLAKGSRNCNVFTNPLFLNRSHKFQSFKRYSTSKNTNKKSIIDDNTVVDRFLFLKIMFVGVVGTGIFMATVKTLNKKPKTSYSEQEYANVVGGLRRKIAVFPNNEVNVHFIVASDGNTAKIDKSFIKVIPLEVAESIRKDENNKYQALLQEYYEKYNDDTSKYFENLPVGMMASLLGQYLKNNSKPGDNIALIGYPLTIKEANIFENDVVEISKLVVSQKYLEDLDANDLTAQRIFDLVSYYDTVGKVDMV